The segment CATACGTGCCCCGTCGCTGCCCATCCCCGTCATAATGACGGCATGACGTTCCAGCGAGGTAAGCTGCAATACCGATTCAAACAGTGTATCTACAGAAGGACGATGTCCATTACGGATCTCTTCCTTAGTAAGCTCTATCATGTATTGGCCGCCAGGCGCAGGAACCACTGTCAGGTGATAGCCCCCGGGGGCAATATACGCCGCACCCTGCCGGAGAATCATACCGTGCTCCGCTTCCGCGACCTCCAGCGCGCTGAAGGTATTCAGACGCTGGGCCAGCGACTTGGTGAAGTTAGGCGGCATATGCTGGACAATGACAATCGGTGCCGGGAAGTCACCGGGAATGTTCTCCAGGAACGCCTTCAGCGCTCTCGGACCTCCGGTTGAGCAGCCTACAGCAACCAGCTTGCGCACGCTCCGGCCTCCGCTTGCCTGGCCTCCTGTTGCTCCAGGAGGTTCTGCGAACGAGCCTGCAGCAATTTCAGCAGCCGCCCGTTGTCCAGCCCATCCGGCGCCCGGCGCCTCCTGGGAGCGGCCTTTGAACCTCTCGGGAGCCGGTTTAGGCACTGCCGGCGCTGGCTTGACTACCCGCTTCGCAGTGGGCGGCTCAGTGCGGGCTTCCGGCTTCCGTTTGTCAGCAGGCGGTTCAAGCGGCGCCCTGACCCTCGGCTTCTCCGTGCCCAGAAGCGGCGCTTTATCCGCTTCTTTCTTGGACGGCTCCAGCTTCCTTCTTACCGGTTCCACAACAGCCCGCGGAGCAGGCGGTTCAGCAGCGGGAGGAGGAGGCTCAGGCGATTTGACGGCGGAAGCGCGGGCTTCACGCCGCTCGCGCGCCAGCATCGCTTCCTTCATCTGCTCCCGGAGGGACACTCCGACAGCGATGATATCCTGGGAGTTTGAAATGGACGGCTTTCGGATGAAATCGAAAGCCCCCCACTCCAAGGCCAGAATCGTCTCCTTCATCCCCTCTTCATTGATGCCGGACAGCATAATCACCGGGAGCGGACGCTCGGCCATGATACTTTTGAGCGCCTCCAGGCCATTCATCTCAGGCATCTCCACATCCATGGTTACGAGATCCGGACGAAGCTCGTTAACCTTCTCAATCGCCTCGCGTCCGTTGGCAGCTGTCGCTGTGACTTGAAAGTCGGCATCATTCTCTATTAAATCGGAAATGATCTTGCGCATGAATGCAGAATCATCAACAACCAGAACTTTATATGGCCTCATAGCTTTTCCACCTCTGTGCCTCAAATTCAGAACAATTATCTGTTTCGTTTCAACCACTTGCTGATGAATCCCTTGATGCCTTGAACTTTAGCGGTTTCTACTGAATCCACAGCCAGATAGCTCTGCGCAAGCCTCTGCACATCCCTGGCTGCAATACTGTTCGGAAAAGCCACTGAGAATGGAATTTGTTTCTTAACGGCCTGTACTACATGCGGATCACTGCTGATGTAACCGAGGAAGGGAAGCTCAAGCTGCAGGAACCGGCTGGCCGCCATCCGGATTTTGTCACTGGTGGCCCGTGCCTCCCGTTCATCCCCTGCCTGATTGACAATCAGCCTGAACGAAACCTCAGGATGCGCATTATGAACAACCTTCATCAGAGCATATGCATCTGTAATTGCGGTAGGCTCAGGCGTGGTCACCACCAGGCAGTCATCGGCAGAAGTGATGAATTTCATCGTTTCCTTGGACAGCCCCGCCCCTGTGTCGAACAGGATGAAATCCATGGTATCGGCAATGCTTGCAATCTGTGTGGTAAAGTAATTCAGATCCGCCTCCGATAGTGTGAACAGCTCGTCCATCCCGGAGCCCCCTGCAATGAAGGGCAACGCCTGCGGTCCGAGCTGAATGATCTGTCCGATATCCGCTTCCCGCTTGAGCAGGTGGTACAGATTGTATCTGGAGGAGACACCCATAAGGACATCAATATTGGCCATGCCGATATCGGCATCGAACAGAAGCACTCTCCGTCCCATGGCCTTCAGTGCAAGCGCGAAGTTAAGGGTGAAATTCGACTTTCCGACTCCCCCCTTCCCGCTGCATACCGTGATGATCCGGGCGGAGGCACCGCTTCCGGGAGCCTGCCTTGTATCCTGGCTGGAGACCAGCCGTCTTAATGCCTGCGCCTGGTCCATCACCCGCCCCCTGTTCCCAGCAGCATGCCGCCAATCTGCTCCCCTGTGGCCATAAGAAGATCATCAGGAACATTCTGTCCGTTGGTAATATAAGAGAGCTTCAGCGGATAATCATTCAGGACATTGAACAGCGGGCCGTAGCTCCCCGTTTCATCCAGCTTCGTGAATACAACCTTATCCAGCTGGTATCTGCCGAAGTGCTCCGCGATCTTTTTCATATCGCGGCTTTTCGAGGTCAGGCTCAGCACCAGCAGGGTCTCGCTCTTAAGCTCCTTGGCCAGCAGGCTCTGCAGTTCTGCCACCAGCATTTCATTGCGGTAATTCCGTCCGGCGGTGTCCATTAACACCAGATCACAGCTCTCCAGCCGGAACATCGCCCGCTGCAGATCACCCGGCGACTGGACAACCTCCAGCGGCATGTTGAGAATGGAAGCGTAGGTTCTAAGCTGTTCAACGGCAGATATCCGGTAAGTATCCGAGGTAATCAGCCCAACCTTGCGGCCCTGCTTGAACAGCTGCTCCGCTGCCAGCTTGGCAATCGTTGTCGTCTTGCCGACCCCAGTCGGCCCGGCAATATATACAATCCGGGTATCCGGGGCAATACCGCCGGCAATGCGTCCTGACAGAAAACCATCAATCTGCTCTCTGAGCACAGCCTCGAATTGCTCCGGCCCCCAGCTGCTTCCTTCCTCACGGTAACGCTCCAGAACATGTCCGATCCATTCCTCTACGAGAACAGCGTCAGTCTCCTGGTCAATCAGGCGGCTGCGTAAGGATTCCAGCGCATCAGGCAGCTCGGCTGCCCCTGAGGAATAACGTGCGATACGTTCCATCCACTGCTTCATATCCCGGATCTCCCGCAGAACATCGCTTTCAGTGGGAGCAGTATGCTCAGGTTCAGACTGCTCTGTTGCAAGCGATTCATAGATCGCTGCAAGCTTCTTCCGGTTCTCCTCCGGCTGCGGTCCAGACGGCAGGCCTGCTGCAATATCCTCAGTGCGGATATCCGGCGGTTCCGTCTTGGCTACAGGCGGCATCACAGCGACGCCTCCGCCCTGCTCCAGCGGATCAGCCAGCGCTGCGGCAATCTCGGCAAACGACTTGGCTGCTGCCGCATCTCTTACCGTCACAGGCGGCGGGAGAGGAGGAGCAGCGGCTGAGGCAGCCTTCTGATAGGCCTCTGGCACTGCATTTCGCGGTACATTCATGGGCGGTGCAGGAATCTTCTCCTGCGCGGCCGCCTTTGTACCGTTCTCCACAGCAGCCACAACCTCAATCTTCTTTTTCGTGAACATGCCCATGAATCCGCCAACCTTTATTTCTTTGGTGCTTAAAATAACGGCATCGCTTCCAAGCTCGCTGCGGATCGAATGCATGGCGTCAGGCATCGTATCGACCACATAACGCTTCACTCTCATAAGTTCACCACCCCGACGCTTTGAATTTCAATGTTTGGCTCCAGCTCGCTGTAGGAGAGCACCGGGATATCCTGCATGGTTCGCTCAATCACCTGGCGCAGATACATGCGAATCGTTGGAGAGGTTAGTACAATCGGCTGCTGGCCGGATTGCAGGAGACGGTTGATCTGCTCCGTAAGCCGCTGATAGACGGTTTGGGTAGATACCGGATCGAGCGCCAAGTAGCTGCCCTGCTCCGTCTGCTGCACGCTCTCGGAAATTTTTTTCTCAAGTCCGGGGCCTACGGTAATGACACGCAGGGTCTCCCCCGTCTGAGAGAACTGCTGGGTAATCTGTCTGGAGAGGGATTGCCGCACATATTCAGTCAGAATGTCAGGGTCCTTGGTATACGTGCCGTAATCGGCAAGCGTCTCGAAGATGGTGACCAGATCGCGGATGGATATTTTCTCCCGCAGCAGCTTGCCCAGCACCTTCTGAATATCCCCGACGGCAAGAATGGAAGGGATCAGCTCGTCCACCAGCACAGGATAATTCTCCCTGAGGTTGTCGACCAGCTGCTTCGTCTCCTGACGGCCCAGCAATTCGTGTCCATATCGTTTGATCAGCTCGGTCAGATGTGTGGCTACAACGGAAGGCGGGTCAACCACGGTATAGCCGGATAATTCAGCCCGCTCCTTCACCGACTCATCGATCCATAGGGCAGGCAGCCCAAAGGATGGTTCAATAGTCTCAATCCCGCTAATCGACTCATCATCATAACCGGGGCTCATGGCGAGATAGTGATTAAGTAATAATTCACCGCCGCCAACGTTATTTCCTTTAATTTTGATGACATATTCATTCGGTTTTAGTTGAATATTGTCGCGAATACGAATAACCGGCACGACAAGACCCATCTCCAGTGCACATTGCCGTCGAATCATGATGATACGGTCGAGCAGATCGCCGCCCTGCCCCGTATCCGCCAAAGGAATCAGACCATAACCAAATTCGAATTCGATCGGGTCCACCGTAAGCAGATTGATGACACTTTCGGGACTTCGCACCTCTTCGATCTGCTTCTCCTCGACCAGTTGTTCATCGGCAATCTGCTGCCTGCTGGCCTTCTGCCCCATACTGTAAGCCGCGTAAGCCATCAGCCCTGCCAAAGGAAGCGTGGACAAAATCGTAATCGGGGTAAAGAAACCCAGAAACGCAATTGTCGCAGCCACTATGTATAGAAGCTTCGGATAAGACAGCAATTGTCCGGTCAGATCCTCGGCCAGATTGCCTTCCGAAGCCGCCCGGGTAACGATCAGACCGGAAGCCGTGGAGATCAGCAGGGCGGGAATCTGGCTGACCAGACCGTCACCGATGGTCAGTACAGAGTAGGTTGAGAGTGCTGTCTGGAACGACATGCCGTGAACGGTCATACCGATAATGAAGCCGCCGATCAGGTTGATAATGAGGATGATGATACTGGCAATAGCGTCACCTTTGACGAACTTACTCGCACCATCCATGGCTCCGAAGAAATCCGCCTCGCGTTCGACATTACGGCGGCGTTCCCGTGCCTGCTGCTCATTGATCATCCCCGCATTCAGATCCGCATCAATACTCATCTGCTTACCGGGCATCGCATCCAGTGTGAAGCGGGCGCCTACCTCGGCCACGCGCTCAGAACCCTTGGTGATAACAATGAACTGAACCACAACCAGGATCAGGAAGACAATGAACCCGATCGCGATCTGTCCCCTGGCAATCCAGCTTCCGAAGGTCGCTACGACCTCCCCGGCATGGCCATCAGCCAGAATCAGCTTGGTTGTGGACAGGTTCAGCGCTAAGCGGAACAGCGTGGTGATCAGGAGCAGTGAAGGAAATATTGAGAACTGCAGCGGATCTCTGGTATTCATAGCGACCAATATAATGGTCAGGGCTATCGAGATATTGATAATTAACAGTACATCCAAAAGCCAGACAGGGATGGGCAGAATCATCATCAGCACGATACCGATAATGCCCAGTAGAACTGTTAGATCTTTAGCTTTCAATGTCCTTAACCTCCCCCGGCTTATCTCCTCTTGCCTTTAAGCTTGTATACATAGGCCAGCACTTCGGCAACTGCCTGGAACAGATCAGCCGGCACTACATCACCGATCTCCGCTCTCTGGAACAATGCCCGTGCCAGCGGCTTATTCTCCATCGTTACAACACCATGCTCCTTGGCCAGCTCCCTGATGCGGAGTGCCACATAATCCTGGCCCTTGGCTATAATCTGAGGAGCCTCCATTGTGGAACCGTCATACTTCAGGGCGACTGCAAAGTGGGTCGGGTTCGTGATGATAACATCGGCCTTGGGGACCTCCTGCATCATCCGCTGCATCGCCATTCTGCGCTGACGTTCCCTGATCTTGCCTTTGATGATGGGGTCGCCCTCCATCTTTTTGTACTCATCCTTAATGTCCTGCTTCGACATCTTGAGACTCTTCTCATGCTCGTATTTCTGATAGATATAGTCCAGTACAGCCATTATAAAAAGAGCCGCTGCAATCTTGATGCCCAGGCTCATGGTCAGCTTCGCAACGAAGCTGTATGTCCCTTCCGCATCGACATGCGAGAGACGTGAAAAGCTCTCCTTCTGTCCCCAAAGCGTACTGTAGACCAGATAGGCAATCAGGATGAGCTTGAAGACAGATTTGAGGAACTCTACTACGGAACGCATGGAAAAAATATTTTTGAAGCCTTTGATGGGGTTGATCTTGCTGAACTTAGGCGTAATTCCTTCGCCCGAAGCCATAAAACCTACCTGTGCGAAGTTGGCCACAAGCGCCAGCAAGAAGGTGATGCCCAGCAGCGGAGCGAGCAGAATGAGGATCTGCAGCCCGTACTGGTTGAACAGCGCCGAGATATTCTCCGGTGTTACCTCAAGCATCATCCGGTTCTGGAATACATCTGTATACAGCTTGATAAACCGTTCTTTCATGAAGCCGCCGAAGACACTCAGTGACAGCAGCGCCGAGAAGAGGACCACTGCACCTGACATTTCAGCACTTTTGGCAACCTGCCCCTTCTTGCGGGCATCCTGCCGTTTCTTCGGAGTGGCCTTCTCTGTCTTATCTCCCCCGAACAGCTGAAGGTTCAGTTTGTATCTTGCCTGTTTTGCCAAGACAATCTCTCCTTACCGTAGCCTAAGGGCTCTTCCCAATGAGGCCAAGCAGATTGTGCATGGACTCGAACATAATCTCGAAGAGATTCTGGAACAGCGCAGCCAGCCCCGGCATCAGTATAAGAAGCAGCGCCAGACCGATAATGATTTTGAGCGGAACACCGATGACAAACACATTATATTGCGGAGCCGTTCTCGCCAGGAAGGCCAGGCCTACATCCGTCAGGAACAGTGCAGCGACCAGCGGAGCCGACATTTGGAAGGCCAGCATAAAGGATTGGGCAAAGGTGCGGATCAGAAACTCCGACAAGCTTCCGCCGATCATTTTGAGGAACAGATCATTATCTATCGGCACCCATTTATAGCTGTATACGATAGCATCCAGCAGGTAGTGGTGGCCATTCATGCTCAGGAACAGCAGCAGTGCAATCATATACTTGAAGTTGCCGATAATCGGTGCCGAAGCCCCGGTCATCGGGTCAATGACGTTCGCAATCCCGAACCCGATCTGAATATCGATAAAAGAGCCCGCAGTCTGAATCGTCATAAACATCAGGTAGGCGATAAACCCAAGCAACAGCCCGATTAATGCCTCCCTGATAATCAGGAGGATAAACCCCAGATCCTGCGGAACCGTAATATTCATGCTGCCTGAGCTGAAGATGACCATGGACACAAAAAAAGACAAACCGATTTTGAATGTTGCCGGCACGCTTTGTGACGAAAAGACAGGAACGACAACAAAAAAGGCGGTAATTCGACAAAAAATCAACAGAAAGACAGGAAAACTTTGCAGCAGGGTCTCTATATTCATAGTCTCAACCGATATACATATAGAGACTGCCCAGAATTTGACTGGTGAAATCCACCAGCTTCGTTATAATCCACGGACCGAACAGCAGTAGAGCAAGCAGTACGGCAACGATTTTGGGAACAAACGCCAGGGTCTGCTCCTGAATCTGGGTCGTGGCTTGAAAAATACTGACGATCAGTCCTACCACCAGACCAAGAATCAGCATGGGGGCGCTGGTCTCCAGCACTAAATATACGGCTTGGCCGGCCAGACCGATAATAAACTCCGCATTCATCCCATGTGCCTCCTCTTACAAGTCAGGTGTTAAAACTCAGCAGCAGTGATTTGACTACTAGGTACCAGCCGTCCACCAGCACAAAGAGCATAATTTTGAAAGGCAAAGATATCATGACCGGCGGCAGCATCATCATCCCCATGGCCATCAGGGTGCTGGACACCACAATATCAATAATAAGAAAAGGAATAAAAATCATAAAGCCCATGGTAAAAGCCTTCTTCATCTCGCCGATTGCAAAAGCAGGTACCATTACTGTTAAAGGAATATCATTATAGCTGGCTGGCTTCACTGTAGCGTTATTGCCGGTATAGTTCATGAACAGCAGCAGGTCCTTCGTGTTCGTCTGCTTGAACATAAACTCCTTAATCGGTTCCTGCGCTTTGTTCAGTGCTTCGCTCTGGGTCAGGGTGCCCTTCATATAGGGCTGTAAGGCCGTCTCGTTCACGGTTGCCAGCGTCGGCGACATAATGAACAGGGTTAAGAATAGAGCCAGTCCTACAAGCACCTGATTCGGAGGCATCTGCTGTGTACCAAGTGAGGTTCTTACGAACCCAAGTACGATCACGATCCGCGTGAAGCTGGTCATCAGCACCAGAAATGAAGGAGCAATGCTAAGCACCGTTACCAGCAGCAGGATGGAGATGGAGCTTGTCCCTCCGCTTGGGGCATCGTTGTCCCCCACCGAGATATTGATATTAGGAATCGGGTCAGCCTGAACCGGATGCAGGAGCAGCACACTGAAAATACCAAGCAGCAAAAAAGAAAGAATCAGCTTTTTTTTCATAAATCCTCCGACTCTTTCCTGAGATCCTCATCCCTGCGCAGTTCCTCCAGCTTCTCTTTGCGCTCTGGCGCCAGGGCAAGCTTGGATTGCAGCGTCTCATAGAAAGACGAAGTCTCATGAATCTCAATTTCCTGGGACGGCACCTCACCGCGCAGCTTGGACTTGATTTTGGCGATAAGCGGTGCCATGAAGTTGTCCGTTCCTGAGGCCTGGTCTTCAAAAGCGGATATAATCAGCGCCACCTCTGCCGGATCGGTGATCTTATCCATCATGGTGATGTCCTCGCCCACTCCGATCAGATAGAGGCTGCCGCCCAGCTCAATGACCTGAACCGACTTATTCGGACCCAGCCCCAGCGCACCCAGCGTACGGATGGAACGGCCGCTCATCAGAGTCTGATTGCGGCGTCCCAGAAAACGGATCAGCAGCACGATAAGAATAACAATGACTGCCAGAAAAAAAACAACCTTCAATAAATTCAGCAGGGCATTACTACTGTCTCCGAGCGTTCCGGAAGCAAATAACATACCTCGTTCCTATATACCCAGCGTTTTATTGATGGCTTCAATGACACGGTCTGCCTGGAAAGGCTTCACAATAAAGTCCTTGGCACCGGCCTGGATTGCATCAATAACCATAGCCTGCTGACCCATGGCTGAACACATAATGACTTTGGCATTGGCATCTACTTTTTTGATCTCCTTAAGGGCGGCGATTCCGTCCATTTCAGGCATGGTGATATCCATCGTGATCAGATCCGGGCGCAGTTCCTTAAATTTCTCTATAGCCTGTGAACCGTCCTGGGCTTCACCCACTACCTCAAATCCGTTCTTCGACAAAATGTCCCGGATCATCATTCTCATAAATGCTGCATCGTCCACGATTAGAATTCGGTTAGCCATTTTTACAAAATCCTCCCTAAGTATGCTTATTGTAATTTTTGTATACGGTCCCACTGGCTGACGATATCCGTAACGCGGACACCGAAGTTCTCGTCGATAACTACGACTTCCCCCTTGGCAATGAGCTTGTTGTTAACCAGAATGTCAACAGGCTCACCTGCCAGCTTGTCCAGTTCAATAATTGAACCTTGCGACATTTCCAGAATATCTTTGATCTGCTTCTGGGTCCTTCCTAATTCTACGGTTACCTTCAGTGGTATGTCCATTAATAAATTTAAATTATTTTCGTCAATATTGCCAAAAGCCCCTGCACTCAGATTCGCAAATTGTACAGGCTGCACATTTACATTACGGCCCTGTGCCGGATTCTGCGGCTGAGCCTGCGGATAGGGCGTGCCTTGCGGCGGCATTCCGTAAGGCGGCATGCCCTGCATCCCATACGCCGGCATCCCTGCCGGAGGATAATAATATCCCCCTTCCGGCATTCCCGGATAAGGCGGCATGCCCTGACCCTGCGGAGGATATTGCGGCGGGTACCCTCCCGCCTCCGGCGCTGGCATCTGCTGCTGAGCTGCAGGCGGCGCCTGCGCGGGTTCCGGTGCAGGCGCTGGTGCGGCTGCCGCAGCCGGAGGCGGTGTAGCTTCCGCAGAGGAGACTGCCGCTTCCTGGTCAGCCTGGCTGACATCGCCTAGCAGCATGGTCACCATATCCTTGGCGAATTGTACCGGTAGCAGCTGCATGATCGTGGAATCAATCAGATCACCGATCTTGAGGCGGAAGGAAATCTGGATCAGAGTCTCATCATCCGGCAGGCTGCCTACACCTTCTCCGCTGGACATGTTAAGAATATCAATGCCAGGCGGAGAAATGTTGACGAATCTGTTGAAGATCGTTGACATTGAGGTAGCGGACGAGCCCATCATCTGGTTCATCGCTTCCTGCACGGCACTGATATGAATCTCGTTCAGTTCCTCGTCTTTGGGATCTCCTTCCCCGCCGAGCATCAAGTCGGCAATGACCTGTGCATCCCGGATCTTGATCACCAGAGAATTAATTCCCTGAAAACCGTCAACATACTGTACGTGAACAGCTACATGAGGTTTGGGAAAGGCTTCCTCGAACTCTCCGCGTGTAATAATGGATACCTTAGGGGTAGTAATGTCTACCTTCTTACCCAGCAAGGTGGAGAGTGCGGTTGCCGCACTTCCGAAGGTGATATTGCCGATCTCTCCCAATGCATCCTGTTCAAAAGGTGTTAAGTAATCATCCACGGTCTTCGGTGAAGGAGCCAAATTGCCTTCCGCAGACTGTCTAAGAAGAGCATCTATCTCTTCCTGGGACAAATAATCTTTACTCGTCAAACTCTTCAACCCCTTCGCTGACAATCTCGTCTATTTGCACAGCCACACGTTCTTTGATCATCCCCGGACTTCCAATGAATTTCAGCTTGTCCCCCACCTTAATCGACAGACCGGAATCCACCGTCTTGTTAAGAGAAATCACGTCGCCGATGCTGAGCCCGAGAAATTCAGCAATGGATAAATTCGATTCGCCCAGCTCAGCCACGATGGGAAGCTGCGCCCGGTGCACTCTTGCCCGGATGGCTTCGAGCTCTACCTCATCCCGCACCTTTTTCTCAGAGACAAACCACTGGTGCACCGAGAGTCTTGACATAATCGGCTCCAGCACAACGTGCGGGATACAGAGGTTGATCATCCCCGTTGTGTCTCCTATTTTGGTACTGAGGGAGATCAGGGCAATCGTTTCATTTGGCGATACAATTTGCATAAACTGCGGATTCGTTTCCAGCGCCTCCATCCGGGGATGGATATCAAGCACCGTCTTCCAGGCTTCCTGCAGACTTTCAAAGCATCTGCTGAAAATCCTCTCCATAATGGTCGTTTCGATTTCAGTCAACGCGTTGATTTTGGAGGGTGCCGTTCCGAAGCCGCCAAGCAGACGGTCCAGCATGGCAAAAGCAATATTCGGATGCACCTCCATCACCATCCGGCCCTCCAGCGGCTCGGCCTCAAAAATATTCAATATCGTCATTTTGGGAATGGAGCGGATAAACTCGTCATAAGGGAGCTGCTCTACTTGAACGACATTGATCTGCACGAAGGTGCGCAATTGGGCCGAAAAGTACGTTGTAAGGTAGCGGGCAAAGTTATCATGAATCCGGGTTAAGCTGCGGATATGATCTTTGGAGAAGCGTACGGCCCGTTTGAAATCATAAGAGCGGATCTTTTTAGTAGTTTCTTCTTTTTTAAGTTCGTCGGCATCCATTTCACCGGATGAAAGTGCAGCAAGCAGAGCATCAATTTCGTTTTGTGATAGTACATCAACCAATTCAATCACCCCCCCATCAAAGAATTGACCCGCCTGCAGCTACATTGGTGCCATTATGAATTTGGTGAATTCAATCTGGGTAATCGAACCTTCTGTCAGGTTTTTGTTGATGATGTTCACCAGTTTGCTGCTGAACTGATCTTTGCCGCTGGCCCCATTCAGCTCCTCGGGTTTGGCATCGGCAATCGCTTTGATAATCAGCGGTGTTATTTTAATCGATTTTATCTTTTCGAATTCTTCCTTGGACGCCGCTGAATCTAATTGAAGCGCGATGTCAACTGAAAGGATGTAATCGGGATCGGCGAGATTAGTTTTGATATCCTGGATTTCGGCCGTCATCTTAACAATTTCATCAGCAGTCATCTTCTTCGTCTCCACGTTCTGGACAGCCTTGTTCACTTCATTCCCGTCACCCGGGAAAAATCTGTCCATCAGCAAGAATGCAGCAACTACGATAAGTGTAACGGCCAGCAATATCGTGATGAGCCATGGCAGCATCTTTTTCATGAAAGCTCCTCCATTGACTGGACTTTAATGGTGGCAGCGTGTGTGCCAATGTCCCTGTTATATTCCTTGATCTTGCTAATGACTTCATCGGCCTTCTCAAGCACGATCAGCCTTTTGCCGGTAACCAGCGTAATATACGTGTCCGGTGATTCTTCAACCATTTCAACCAGCAGGGCATTCAGCCACATCCCCGCCCCGTTCAATCTTGTTACCGAAATCATGACAGGCCTCCTAACCTAAATAGGGGGAGGAGCTCCTCCCCCACGACTGCAATAACATTTCCGCTGCAGGCAAAACGTTATTATTCAGCAAGTTACATATTACGGTTCAGGCTTAACGCTTCAGATTAACTACTTCCTGTAATACTTCATCGGAAGTGGTGATAATCCGCGAATTCGCCTGGAATCCACGCTGGGTAACAATCATTTCTGTGAACTCACCGGTCAGATCCACATTGGACATTTCCAGCTGGCCGGCAACGATAGTACCTGTTCCCACTTCTGGATC is part of the Paenibacillus sp. FSL M7-0420 genome and harbors:
- the fliP gene encoding flagellar type III secretion system pore protein FliP (The bacterial flagellar biogenesis protein FliP forms a type III secretion system (T3SS)-type pore required for flagellar assembly.), translating into MKKKLILSFLLLGIFSVLLLHPVQADPIPNINISVGDNDAPSGGTSSISILLLVTVLSIAPSFLVLMTSFTRIVIVLGFVRTSLGTQQMPPNQVLVGLALFLTLFIMSPTLATVNETALQPYMKGTLTQSEALNKAQEPIKEFMFKQTNTKDLLLFMNYTGNNATVKPASYNDIPLTVMVPAFAIGEMKKAFTMGFMIFIPFLIIDIVVSSTLMAMGMMMLPPVMISLPFKIMLFVLVDGWYLVVKSLLLSFNT
- a CDS encoding flagellar biosynthetic protein FliO, producing the protein MLFASGTLGDSSNALLNLLKVVFFLAVIVILIVLLIRFLGRRNQTLMSGRSIRTLGALGLGPNKSVQVIELGGSLYLIGVGEDITMMDKITDPAEVALIISAFEDQASGTDNFMAPLIAKIKSKLRGEVPSQEIEIHETSSFYETLQSKLALAPERKEKLEELRRDEDLRKESEDL
- a CDS encoding response regulator, with product MANRILIVDDAAFMRMMIRDILSKNGFEVVGEAQDGSQAIEKFKELRPDLITMDITMPEMDGIAALKEIKKVDANAKVIMCSAMGQQAMVIDAIQAGAKDFIVKPFQADRVIEAINKTLGI
- the fliY gene encoding flagellar motor switch phosphatase FliY, coding for MTSKDYLSQEEIDALLRQSAEGNLAPSPKTVDDYLTPFEQDALGEIGNITFGSAATALSTLLGKKVDITTPKVSIITRGEFEEAFPKPHVAVHVQYVDGFQGINSLVIKIRDAQVIADLMLGGEGDPKDEELNEIHISAVQEAMNQMMGSSATSMSTIFNRFVNISPPGIDILNMSSGEGVGSLPDDETLIQISFRLKIGDLIDSTIMQLLPVQFAKDMVTMLLGDVSQADQEAAVSSAEATPPPAAAAAPAPAPEPAQAPPAAQQQMPAPEAGGYPPQYPPQGQGMPPYPGMPEGGYYYPPAGMPAYGMQGMPPYGMPPQGTPYPQAQPQNPAQGRNVNVQPVQFANLSAGAFGNIDENNLNLLMDIPLKVTVELGRTQKQIKDILEMSQGSIIELDKLAGEPVDILVNNKLIAKGEVVVIDENFGVRVTDIVSQWDRIQKLQ
- the fliM gene encoding flagellar motor switch protein FliM, with product MVDVLSQNEIDALLAALSSGEMDADELKKEETTKKIRSYDFKRAVRFSKDHIRSLTRIHDNFARYLTTYFSAQLRTFVQINVVQVEQLPYDEFIRSIPKMTILNIFEAEPLEGRMVMEVHPNIAFAMLDRLLGGFGTAPSKINALTEIETTIMERIFSRCFESLQEAWKTVLDIHPRMEALETNPQFMQIVSPNETIALISLSTKIGDTTGMINLCIPHVVLEPIMSRLSVHQWFVSEKKVRDEVELEAIRARVHRAQLPIVAELGESNLSIAEFLGLSIGDVISLNKTVDSGLSIKVGDKLKFIGSPGMIKERVAVQIDEIVSEGVEEFDE
- a CDS encoding flagellar basal body-associated FliL family protein encodes the protein MKKMLPWLITILLAVTLIVVAAFLLMDRFFPGDGNEVNKAVQNVETKKMTADEIVKMTAEIQDIKTNLADPDYILSVDIALQLDSAASKEEFEKIKSIKITPLIIKAIADAKPEELNGASGKDQFSSKLVNIINKNLTEGSITQIEFTKFIMAPM
- a CDS encoding flagellar FlbD family protein, translated to MISVTRLNGAGMWLNALLVEMVEESPDTYITLVTGKRLIVLEKADEVISKIKEYNRDIGTHAATIKVQSMEELS